Proteins found in one Anopheles aquasalis chromosome 3, idAnoAquaMG_Q_19, whole genome shotgun sequence genomic segment:
- the LOC126574123 gene encoding parkin coregulated gene protein homolog, with translation MATTTTTKSSSAPFLFEVRPRSCSVAAARPVRSVKSASAALRPVPAFSIESLQKNTYVMGPPKAQKQRYLIQPKATSFRMYYERGDLPIKMEYLTGGDKIAWTVDIDKLDYGLYLPLFFDGLSETRHPYKTYARQGVQDLLAHGGDKIYPVIPQLIIPIKNALNTRNMEVMCVTLKIIQQLVMSSDLIGPALVPFYRQLLPMFNAYKVKNINSGDAIDYGQKNNMNVGDLIDETLQVLERHGGEDAFINIKYMVPTYESCYLN, from the exons atggccaccaccaccaccaccaagtcaTCGTCCGCGCCCTTCCTGTTCGAGGTCCGGCCACGGTCGTGCTCGGTTGCTGCGGCGCGCCCGGTACGCAGTGTGAAGAGTGCCTCGGCTGCGTTGCGTCCCGTGCCAGCGTTTTCCATCGAATCGCTCCAGAAGAACACCTACGTCATGGGACCACCGAAGGCGCAAAAAC AACGTTATCTGATTCAACCGAAGGCAACCTCCTTCCGGATGTACTACGAGCGGGGTGATTTGCCGATCAAGATGGAGTACCTGACCGGTGGCGATAAGATCGCCTGGACGGTTGACATCGACAAGCTCGACTATGGCCTCTACCTGCCGCTGTTCTTCGATGGGCTCTCCGAGACACGCCATCCGTACAAAACGTACGCCCGGCAGGGTGTGCAGGATTTGCTGGCGCACGGAGGGGACAAAATTTATCCCGTCATTCCACAGCTAATTATCCCCATTAAGA ATGCGCTCAACACGCGCAACATGGAGGTGATGTGCGTTACGTTGAAAatcatccagcagctcgtAATGTCGTCGGATCTGATTGGCCCGGCCCTGGTACCGTTCTACCGTCAGCTGCTGCCCATGTTTAATGCCTACAAGGTGAAGAACA TCAACTCGGGTGATGCAATTGATTATGGCCAGAAGAACAACATGAACGTGGGCGATCTGATCGATGAAACACTGCAGGTGCTGGAGCGGCACGGCGGTGAGGACGCATTCATCAACATTAAGTACATGGTACCGACGTACGAGTCCTGCTACCTAAACTAA
- the LOC126574115 gene encoding nucleolar GTP-binding protein 2 has product MPKVSSRSGPPRKFSINKSKHSMNPDRPTEGLKGVGKPRTKATIKRLQMYRNFKAKRNRDGKILTPAPFQGWVNSGTVARVEPTPKWFANSRVISQKALQKFQDEMGKAVNDPYKVIMKPTNLPITLLNETARYQRVHLLDTESYDKVFGKKQLRKRPSLKVRDLEDLTKTAEESADRYDEAKDHDLERDDGGVRDAVREYIFAAGQSKRIWNELHKVIDSADVLLQVLDARDPMGTRSKYIETFLRKEKPHKHLFFILNKVDLVPIWVTQRWVAILSKEYPTIAFHASLTHPFGKGALINLLRQIGKLHVDKKQISVGFIGYPNVGKSSVINALRSKKVCKVAPIAGETKVWQYITLMKRIFLIDCPGVVYPTAETDTEKVLKAVVRVELINNPEDYIEEVLKRIRKEYVVKTYGVTEWADHIDFLEQIARKTGKLLKKGEPDVQTVSKMILNDWQRGRLPFYVAPEGFEIPKSAQEMPSEEVVAGEEGDAANRTMEDDQKSSYSGVTATPTLPDTVKKGRELFQIQDFRKIKVNLEFESEDIREIDKIDLELLEKLKEEKKNEAKAKKANRKKAAGDGEQEEDEDSSGISDFYSEDEYDEDEGRVVHRSAKDKTGEGKKKPTTVVTDMTEEPQASTSGSTSNAASTKLTSRQKRAIERAGKRKKIGSNFYETHNVKNRNRNKKPKQDS; this is encoded by the coding sequence ATGCCGAAAGTAAGCTCCCGGTCGGGGCCACCCCGGAAGTTTTCGATTAACAAATCGAAACACTCGATGAACCCGGATCGGCCCACCGAAGGGCTGAAGGGGGTGGGCAAACCGCGCACCAAAGCCACCATCAAGCGGCTGCAGATGTACCGGAACTTTAAGGCGAAGCGGAACCGCGATGGCAAGATCCTGACGCCGGCACCGTTCCAGGGATGGGTGAACAGCGGTACGGTGGCCCGCGTCGAACCGACACCCAAGTGGTTCGCCAACTCGCGCGTCATCTCCCAGAAGGCACTGCAAAAGTTCCAGGACGAGATGGGCAAAGCGGTCAACGATCCGTACAAGGTGATCATGAAACCAACGAACCTACCGATCACACTGCTGAACGAAACGGCCCGCTACCAGCGAGTGCATCTGCTCGATACGGAAAGCTACGATAAGGTGTTTGGCAAGAAGCAGCTCCGTAAGCGTCCGTCGCTGAAGGTACGCGATTTGGAGGATTTGACCAAAACGGCCGAAGAATCGGCTGACCGGTACGACGAAGCGAAGGATCACGATCTCGAGCGTGACGATGGCGGAGTGCGGGATGCGGTTCGCGAGTACATCTTTGCCGCTGGCCAGAGCAAGCGCATCTGGAACGAGCTACACAAGGTGATCGATTCCGCGGACGTactgctgcaggtgctggATGCACGCGATCCGATGGGCACTCGATCGAAGTACATTGAGACGTTCTTGCGCAAGGAGAAACCACACAAGCACCTGTTCTTCATCCTCAACAAGGTGGATCTGGTGCCGATCTGGGTGACGCAGCGTTGGGTCGCGATACTGAGCAAGGAGTACCCGACGATCGCCTTCCACGCTTCACTCACGCATCCATTCGGCAAAGGGGCACTCATTAATCTACTGCGACAGATTGGCAAGCTGCACGTGGACAAAAAGCAAATCAGCGTCGGTTTCATCGGGTACCCGAACGTCGGCAAATCGTCCGTTATCAATGCGCTGCGTAGCAAGAAGGTGTGCAAGGTGGCACCGATCGCCGGTGAAACGAAAGTCTGGCAGTACATTACCCTCATGAAGCGCATCTTTCTGATCGATTGCCCGGGAGTCGTGTATCCGACGGCAGAAACCGATACCGAGAAGGTGCTGAAGGCGGTTGTCCGTGTTGAGCTGATCAACAATCCGGAAGACTACATCGAAGAAGTGCTGAAGCGCATTCGCAAGGAGTACGTCGTGAAAACGTACGGTGTGACCGAGTGGGCGGATCATATCGATTTTCTCGAGCAGATCGCTCGCAAAACCGGCAAACTGTTGAAGAAAGGTGAACCGGATGTGCAGACCGTTTCGAAAATGATACTGAACGATTGGCAACGTGGCCGTTTACCGTTTTATGTCGCACCGGAAGGATTCGAGATACCAAAGTCTGCTCAAGAAATGCCTTCGGAAGAGGTGGTTGCCGGTGAAGAGGGTGATGCGGCCAACCGGACGATGGAGGACGATCAAAAGAGTAGCTACTCGGGTGTGACGGCTACACCGACACTTCCCGATACGGTTAAGAAGGGTCGCGAGCTATTCCAGATTCAGGACTTCCGGAAGATTAAAGTTAATCTGGAGTTTGAGAGCGAAGACATTCGCGAGATTGACAAGATCGATCTTGAGCTGTtggagaagctgaaggaggaaaagaagaacgaagcCAAGGCGAAAAAAGCAAATCGCAAGAAggcagctggcgatggcgagcaggaagaggatgaggattCGTCCGGTATCAGCGATTTCTACTCCGAGGATGAgtacgacgaagacgaagggCGTGTGGTGCACCGTAGCGCTAAGGATAAGACTGGCGAAGGCAAAAAGAAACCGACAACTGTTGTGACCGATATGACGGAGGAACCACAGGCCAGCACGAGCGGATCCACATCCAATGCGGCCTCCACGAAGCTTACGTCCAGACAGAAGCGTGCGATCGAGCGGGCAGGCAAGCGGAAGAAGATCGGTAGCAATTTCTACGAAACACACAACGTTAAGAACCGTAATCGGAACAAAAAGCCCAAGCAGGATAGCTAG
- the LOC126574129 gene encoding uncharacterized protein LOC126574129 yields MPEHTPAPTPGRAIYGFALFLLFKTLFAMYVVWAFVPTAVFDRLGLTYLPDKYFALFLPILALVAITLFAFLVYPSLALAMTPDVDDRATVTDAYTIVRCQYQFPDGGACSQRVDDPYSQGWNAKRHCEKHATRMNEQQPRTVRVANFCDCPYEAMCLLRKDPDYLPTLRRKDPIPAVSDLSLAKVSRALYRRY; encoded by the coding sequence ATGCCGGAACATACGCCCGCACCAACTCCGGGCCGTGCCATCTACGGGTTCGCCTTGTTTTTGCTCTTCAAAACACTCTTCGCCATGTACGTGGTCTGGGCATTTGTGCCCACGGCGGTGTTCGATCGGCTGGGGCTTACGTATCTACCGGACAAATATTTTGCCCTCTTCCTACCGATACTAGCACTGGTGGCCATCACATTGTTTGCCTTTCTAGTGTATCCCTCGCTGGCGCTTGCAATGACCCCGGATGTCGATGATCGAGCGACAGTCACCGATGCGTACACGATCGTACGATGTCAGTATCAGTTCCCGGATGGTGGCGCCTGTAGTCAGCGGGTGGACGATCCGTATAGTCAAGGATGGAATGCTAAGAGGCATTGTGAGAAGCACGCGACGCGCATGAACGAACAACAACCACGGACAGTGCGTGTGGCCAACTTTTGTGACTGTCCTTACGAGGCGATGTGTTTGCTGCGGAAAGATCCCGATTACCTACCGACGCTACGAAGGAAGGACCCCATCCCGGCCGTTAGTGATCTAAGCCTTGCCAAAGTGAGCCGTGCTCTGTATCGGAGATATTGA
- the LOC126574122 gene encoding graves disease carrier protein homolog has product MAVATTEQSRKNVEFVVKNLFAGGVAGMCSKTTVAPLDRIKILLQAHSIHYKHLGVFSGLQHIVKKESFFALYKGNGAQMVRIFPYAATQFTAFEMYKKYLAKALGTNLPIKHADKFIAGAAAGVTAVTLTYPLDTIRARLAFQVTGEHRYNGIVHTALSIFRTEGGIRALYRGFVPTLMGMVPYAGFSFYCFEMLKFVCMKYAPGVTCKKCDRNTGGLVLCVPAKLLCGGFAGAVAQSFSYPLDVTRRRMQLAMMNPETAKFGMGMWKTLSIIYNENGIIKGLYRGMSINYLRAIPMVAVSFSTYEVLKQALKLDTGMKI; this is encoded by the exons ATGGCTGTAGCAACGACGGAACAGTCGCGGAAAAATGTGGAGTTTGTGGTGAAGAACCTGTTTGCCGGAG GTGTGGCCGGAATGTGTTCGAAAACCACCGTAGCACCGCTGGATCGTATCAAGATTCTGCTGCAGGCACACTCGATACACTACAAACACCTCGGAGTGTTTAGCGGGTTGCAGCACATTGTCAAGAAGGAGTCCTTCTTCGCGCTCTACAAAGGCAACGGTGCCCAGATGGTACGGATATTCCCGTACGCTGCCACCCAGTTTACTGCGTTCGAAATGTACAAAAAg TATCTCGCAAAAGCGCTTGGCACGAATTTGCCCATCAAGCATGCGGATAAGTTCATCGCCGGAGCGGCAGCCGGCGTGACGGCCGTTACCCTTACGTACCCGCTGGATACGATACGAGCACGGTTAGCGTTTCAGGTGACCGGAGAACATCGGTACAATGGCATTGTGCATACAGCTTTAAGCATCTTCCGGACG GAAGGTGGAATACGCGCCCTGTACCGTGGCTTCGTCCCAACGCTCATGGGCATGGTACCGTACGCGGGCTTTTCGTTCTACTGCTTCGAGATGCTGAAGTTCGTCTGCATGAAGTACGCACCGGGTGTGACGTGTAAAAAGTGTGATCGTAACACGG GCGGGCTCGTGCTTTGTGTTCCGGCGAAGCTACTTTGCGGAGGATTCGCCGGTGCGGTCGCACAATCCTTCTCCTATCCGCTCGACGTGACCCGGCGGCGGATGCagctggcgatgatgaatcCGGAGACGGCCAAATTCGG CATGGGCATGTGGAAGACGTTATCCATCATCTACAACGAGAATGGCATCATCAAGGGCCTGTACCGGGGGATGTCGATCAATTATCTGCGCGCCAtcccgatggtggcggtgtccTTTTCGACTTACGAAGTACTGAAGCAGGCTCTTAAGCTGGACACGGGCATGAAAATATAA
- the LOC126574113 gene encoding CTTNBP2 N-terminal-like protein isoform X1, giving the protein MAEVGTSSSGDGESGTPADGKQQAAATTTTTTTTTKGTVKFTEADLAAIKQTSDTLKRNPKIDFSKADLLKLLSYLEGELQARDVVIAVLKTEKIKQLLTAPRYGKPTNLNDPHAALFRDQLAASGNIASRQSSMQAAQSEHEMRLMNDQRSGVREQMDSLATLVMQQRQAQAKMIEALKDAEERHKRVVQELYDERRKHEHTTAQGDDITYGLEIERSRLKQELDHEREQHKVLEIELKKVQEQFESEKHRQKQIVLLLLAERKKIIIKYIEERKRSEDLAQILSEEKQRVDTIAEGLEEESKKSLRMEAELEKQAQQFEMERKMLHQSLAKEEKRVKEQDVEIMQLKAEIELLRKQSGIRHPLVAPQLPTKPGGLVPSRPSIGGASTGASPVSVPGSAANAHVGSAGTGAIMAGVLPGQMISSMATKVVQPTATVSSVPVSAPTTGIARSVSPGQLIRQTAISQLSVTSPSLVGGATGAPGSTGSSVAPSAETYANTPTGKMASAGVRKAVGIAAATVIGGGGGASTMGTGMQPPAATTGSTATIKKTIIPPVGGRGVPPPIPPNKPQIPPKLSGVSAVAAVAAGAVSSRIPFLSHGGSGGSSSSSSSSSSGSSTGSIGGSVGTPVSPVGSGISSGGISTFGTTPPSGSNGSATVPIGSSSSGVPSISVANSSSSTASSQSTANIAPNSASVNANALPSHPHHHSQHHPHHPHHHLPPHGGPASSTASLNNVIASPTVTGAGSSVGVGVSAPATAAATPAISAQQQSLTPAGSASSVPSTTGGPPSEILTNVGCEGGIV; this is encoded by the exons ATGGCCGAGGTTGGCACCAGCTCGAGCGGAGACGGCGAGTCGGGCACGCCAGCGGATGGCAAACAgcaggcggcggcgacgacgacgacgacgactacgaccaCGAAAGGCACGGTAAAGTTTACCGAAGCCGATCTGGCTGCCATCAAACAGACCAGCGACACGCTGAAG CGTAATCCTAAGATTGACTTCAGCAAAGCGGATCTACTGAAGCTGCTCAGCTATCTCGAAGGTGAACTGCAGGCACGGGACGTCGTGATAGCGGTGCTGAAAACCGAGAAGATCAAACAGTTGTTAACCGCACCGCGCTACGGTAAACCGACAAACTTGAACGATCCGCATGCGGCCCTGTTTCGGGATCAGTTGGCCGCCAGCGGTAACATTGCTAGCCGACAGTCTTCCATGCAGGCAGCCCAATCCGAGCATGAAATGCGCCTCATGAACGATCAGCGGAGTGGTGTCAGGGAGCAGATGGATTCGCTGGCCACGCTCGTAATGCAGCAGCGCCAGGCACAGGCCAAGATGATCGAAGCCTTGAAGGATGCCGAAGAGCGACACAAGCGGGTAGTACAGGAGCTATACGATGAGCGGCGCAAGCACGAACACACGACAGCCCAGGGGGACGATATAACGTACGGGCTGGAAATCGAACGATCACGGCTAAAGCAAGAGCTCGATCACGAACGGGAGCAGCATAAGGTACTGGAGATCGAGCTGAAGAAGGTGCAGGAACAGTTCGAGTCGGAGAAACACCGCCAAAAGCAGatcgtactgttgctgctggccgagcggaagaaaatcatcatcaagtaCATCGAGGAGCGCAAGCGGAGCGAAGATTTGGCGCAAATTCTGTCCGAAGAGAAGCAACGCGTCGACACGATCGCCGAGGGATTGGAAGAGGAGAGCAAGAAATCGCTCCGGATGGAGGCGGAACTGGAGAAGCAGGCGCAACAGTTTGAAATGGAACGCAAAATGCTGCACCAGAGTTTagcgaaggaagagaaacG CGTAAAAGAACAGGACGTGGAAATAATGCAACTGAAGGcggaaattgaattacttCGCAAGCAGAGTGGCATCAGGCATCCATTAGTTGCACCCCAGCTACCGACAAAACCCGGTGGCCTTGTGCCGTCACGGCCATCAATTGGCGGGGCCAGTACCGGCGCATCACCTGTAAGCGTACCCGGTAGTGCTGCAAACGCGCACGTCGGATCGGCTG GAACGGGAGCGATTATGGCGGGCGTCCTACCCGGTCAAATGATAAGCAGTATGGCGACAAAGGTGGTCCAACCAACGGCAACCGTCTCCAGTGTTCCTGTTTCGGCACCAA CGACTGGAATAGCACGATCCGTTTCACCCGGTCAGCTCATTCGACAGACCGCCATTTCACAGCTATCCGTTACCTCACCGTCTCTGGTAGGAGGCGCAACGGGAGCACCGGGCAGCACTGGGAGCTCGGTCGCACCATCGGCGGAAACCtacgcaaacacaccgacCGGAAAG ATGGCGAGTGCTGGCGTACGTAAAGCGGTCGGTATTGCTGCTGCGACCGTgatcggcggtggcggaggagcGTCGACAATGGGCACCGGGatgcagccaccagcagcaaccactggCTCGACGGCAACCATCAAGAAGACAATAATTCctccggtcggtggtcgcgGTGTACCGCCACCGATTCCGCCCAACAAGCCCCAGATACCGCCGAAGCTGTCGGGTGTGTCGGCtgtggcagcagtagcggccGGTGCCGTCTCCTCTCGCATACCGTTCCTCAGccacggtggcagtggcggcagcagcagcagcagcagcagcagcagtagtggaaGTAGCACCGGCTCTATCGGTGGCAGCGTTGGAACTCCCGTTAGTCCTGTcggcagcggcatcagcagcggTGGCATCAGCACATTCGGCACAACTCCCCCGAGCGGTAGCAACGGGTCGGCCACGGTGCCGAtcggcagtagtagtagcggtgTCCCTAGCATTAGtgtggccaacagcagcagcagcaccgcctcCTCACAGAGCACCGCCAATATTGCGCCAAACTCTGCAAGCGTCAATGCAAACGCCTTACCGtcgcatccgcatcatcactcacagcatcatccacaccatcctcatcatcatcttcctccacATGGTGGCCCAGCATCGTCCACAGCGTCTCTCAATAATGTTATCGCCTCTCCAACAGTTACCGGTGCCGGTAGTAgtgtcggcgtcggcgtcagcgcaccagcaacagcagcagcaaccccggCCATCTCTGCCCAGCAGCAAAGTCTTACGCCGGCAGGCTCAGCTTCATCCGTTCCATCAACCACCGGTGGGCCACCATCCGAAATACTGACAAACGTCGGTTGCGAAGGTGGGATCGTGTAA
- the LOC126574128 gene encoding EKC/KEOPS complex subunit Lage3, with protein sequence MTSSAETSISLRIPFPSKRHAEVAFDALRVDSEPHRSFVKKTLKLDDQYLQLDLVGEQSKNLRVALTSFLESLILCCETLEQFGPPVSEQYSHY encoded by the exons ATGACCTCCAGCGCGGAAACGAGCAT CTCGCTTCGAATACCGTTCCCCAGCAAGCGGCACGCGGAGGTTGCATTCGATGCCCTACGGGTGGACAGTGAACCGCACCGGAGTTTCGTTAAAAAGACGCTCAAACTGGACGACCAGTACCTGCAGCTCGATCTGGTCGGAGAACAGTCAAAGAACCTGCGCGTCGCACTGACCTCCTTTCTGGAATCGCTTATTCTGTGCTGCGAAACGCTGGAACAGTTTGGTCCACCCGTGTCGGAGCAGTACTCGCACTACTAG
- the LOC126574113 gene encoding CTTNBP2 N-terminal-like protein isoform X2: protein MAEVGTSSSGDGESGTPADGKQQAAATTTTTTTTTKGTVKFTEADLAAIKQTSDTLKRNPKIDFSKADLLKLLSYLEGELQARDVVIAVLKTEKIKQLLTAPRYGKPTNLNDPHAALFRDQLAASGNIASRQSSMQAAQSEHEMRLMNDQRSGVREQMDSLATLVMQQRQAQAKMIEALKDAEERHKRVVQELYDERRKHEHTTAQGDDITYGLEIERSRLKQELDHEREQHKVLEIELKKVQEQFESEKHRQKQIVLLLLAERKKIIIKYIEERKRSEDLAQILSEEKQRVDTIAEGLEEESKKSLRMEAELEKQAQQFEMERKMLHQSLAKEEKRVKEQDVEIMQLKAEIELLRKQSGIRHPLVAPQLPTKPGGLVPSRPSIGGASTGASPVSVPGSAANAHVGSAATGIARSVSPGQLIRQTAISQLSVTSPSLVGGATGAPGSTGSSVAPSAETYANTPTGKMASAGVRKAVGIAAATVIGGGGGASTMGTGMQPPAATTGSTATIKKTIIPPVGGRGVPPPIPPNKPQIPPKLSGVSAVAAVAAGAVSSRIPFLSHGGSGGSSSSSSSSSSGSSTGSIGGSVGTPVSPVGSGISSGGISTFGTTPPSGSNGSATVPIGSSSSGVPSISVANSSSSTASSQSTANIAPNSASVNANALPSHPHHHSQHHPHHPHHHLPPHGGPASSTASLNNVIASPTVTGAGSSVGVGVSAPATAAATPAISAQQQSLTPAGSASSVPSTTGGPPSEILTNVGCEGGIV from the exons ATGGCCGAGGTTGGCACCAGCTCGAGCGGAGACGGCGAGTCGGGCACGCCAGCGGATGGCAAACAgcaggcggcggcgacgacgacgacgacgactacgaccaCGAAAGGCACGGTAAAGTTTACCGAAGCCGATCTGGCTGCCATCAAACAGACCAGCGACACGCTGAAG CGTAATCCTAAGATTGACTTCAGCAAAGCGGATCTACTGAAGCTGCTCAGCTATCTCGAAGGTGAACTGCAGGCACGGGACGTCGTGATAGCGGTGCTGAAAACCGAGAAGATCAAACAGTTGTTAACCGCACCGCGCTACGGTAAACCGACAAACTTGAACGATCCGCATGCGGCCCTGTTTCGGGATCAGTTGGCCGCCAGCGGTAACATTGCTAGCCGACAGTCTTCCATGCAGGCAGCCCAATCCGAGCATGAAATGCGCCTCATGAACGATCAGCGGAGTGGTGTCAGGGAGCAGATGGATTCGCTGGCCACGCTCGTAATGCAGCAGCGCCAGGCACAGGCCAAGATGATCGAAGCCTTGAAGGATGCCGAAGAGCGACACAAGCGGGTAGTACAGGAGCTATACGATGAGCGGCGCAAGCACGAACACACGACAGCCCAGGGGGACGATATAACGTACGGGCTGGAAATCGAACGATCACGGCTAAAGCAAGAGCTCGATCACGAACGGGAGCAGCATAAGGTACTGGAGATCGAGCTGAAGAAGGTGCAGGAACAGTTCGAGTCGGAGAAACACCGCCAAAAGCAGatcgtactgttgctgctggccgagcggaagaaaatcatcatcaagtaCATCGAGGAGCGCAAGCGGAGCGAAGATTTGGCGCAAATTCTGTCCGAAGAGAAGCAACGCGTCGACACGATCGCCGAGGGATTGGAAGAGGAGAGCAAGAAATCGCTCCGGATGGAGGCGGAACTGGAGAAGCAGGCGCAACAGTTTGAAATGGAACGCAAAATGCTGCACCAGAGTTTagcgaaggaagagaaacG CGTAAAAGAACAGGACGTGGAAATAATGCAACTGAAGGcggaaattgaattacttCGCAAGCAGAGTGGCATCAGGCATCCATTAGTTGCACCCCAGCTACCGACAAAACCCGGTGGCCTTGTGCCGTCACGGCCATCAATTGGCGGGGCCAGTACCGGCGCATCACCTGTAAGCGTACCCGGTAGTGCTGCAAACGCGCACGTCGGATCGGCTG CGACTGGAATAGCACGATCCGTTTCACCCGGTCAGCTCATTCGACAGACCGCCATTTCACAGCTATCCGTTACCTCACCGTCTCTGGTAGGAGGCGCAACGGGAGCACCGGGCAGCACTGGGAGCTCGGTCGCACCATCGGCGGAAACCtacgcaaacacaccgacCGGAAAG ATGGCGAGTGCTGGCGTACGTAAAGCGGTCGGTATTGCTGCTGCGACCGTgatcggcggtggcggaggagcGTCGACAATGGGCACCGGGatgcagccaccagcagcaaccactggCTCGACGGCAACCATCAAGAAGACAATAATTCctccggtcggtggtcgcgGTGTACCGCCACCGATTCCGCCCAACAAGCCCCAGATACCGCCGAAGCTGTCGGGTGTGTCGGCtgtggcagcagtagcggccGGTGCCGTCTCCTCTCGCATACCGTTCCTCAGccacggtggcagtggcggcagcagcagcagcagcagcagcagcagtagtggaaGTAGCACCGGCTCTATCGGTGGCAGCGTTGGAACTCCCGTTAGTCCTGTcggcagcggcatcagcagcggTGGCATCAGCACATTCGGCACAACTCCCCCGAGCGGTAGCAACGGGTCGGCCACGGTGCCGAtcggcagtagtagtagcggtgTCCCTAGCATTAGtgtggccaacagcagcagcagcaccgcctcCTCACAGAGCACCGCCAATATTGCGCCAAACTCTGCAAGCGTCAATGCAAACGCCTTACCGtcgcatccgcatcatcactcacagcatcatccacaccatcctcatcatcatcttcctccacATGGTGGCCCAGCATCGTCCACAGCGTCTCTCAATAATGTTATCGCCTCTCCAACAGTTACCGGTGCCGGTAGTAgtgtcggcgtcggcgtcagcgcaccagcaacagcagcagcaaccccggCCATCTCTGCCCAGCAGCAAAGTCTTACGCCGGCAGGCTCAGCTTCATCCGTTCCATCAACCACCGGTGGGCCACCATCCGAAATACTGACAAACGTCGGTTGCGAAGGTGGGATCGTGTAA